The DNA region CAACATTGACGGAGAAAAAATGGACATTGCTGTTTATGGCGGCAAGATTGTAGAGAGATTAGAAAATGCTAAAGTAATCGATGCGTCTGGAATGGTCGTGATGCCAGGCGGTGTAGATATGCACTCACACATTGCAGGCGCCAAAGTAAACACAGGCCGATTGTTACGGCCGGAGGACCATTATAAAGATGTGGAATCTAAAACTGCTCTAACACGTTCAGGAGTTGGCTATTCTATTCCCTCAACCTTCACAACAGGCTATCGTTACTCGAGAATGGGCTGGACTACCGTAATGGATCCAGCGATGCCTCCACTAAAAGCTAAACATACACATGAGGAACTGAATGACACACCAATGATAGACAAAGGGTCGTATCCTCTTTTAGGCAGCAACTGGTTTGTGTTGGAATATTTGAGGGCAAAAGAGTATGAGGAATGCGCCGCTTATGTAGCTTGGATGGTGAATGCAACCAAAGGATACGCCATCAAAATTGTTAACCCTGGAGGATTAGAGGCGTGGGGCTTTGGTAGAAATGTCCGCAACATTGATGACCCTGTACCAAACTTCGACATAACTCCACGCGAAATCGTTCGCGGCTTGTGCAAAGTAAATAAGCTCCTCAACCTGCCCCACACAATACATGTACACACAAATAATCTGGGAAAACCTGGCAACTATCTCACAGCCTTAGAAACTATGGAATGTGTTGAAGACTTAGCGACAGATGGAAAACCAACCATTCACTTAACCCATTGCCAGTTTAGTGCCTTTGCAGGCAAAGATTGGCGCACTCTCAAATCTGCTTCAGAGGAAATTGCCAAATACGTAAATTCTCACAGCCACGTTACCCTAGACATGGGGCAAATCATTTTTACAAACACGACGACGATGACTGCAGACGGCCCATTCCAATTTATCCTTTATCGGCTCACTGGCAACAAGTGGGTAAACAACGACGTAGAGGTTGAAACCAGCTCAGGAATAGTGCCGTTCAGTTACAAACGAAAAAGTTACGTCCACGCAATTCAGTGGACAATAGGGTTAGAACTCACCCTTCAAATAAAAGATCCATGGAAAATATTCCTAACAACAGATCACCCCAACGCCGGTCCCTTTACGGCATATCCAAAGATTATCGCATGGCTCATGAGCCG from Candidatus Bathyarchaeota archaeon includes:
- a CDS encoding formylmethanofuran dehydrogenase subunit A — encoded protein: MKGLLIKGGFVYDPLNNIDGEKMDIAVYGGKIVERLENAKVIDASGMVVMPGGVDMHSHIAGAKVNTGRLLRPEDHYKDVESKTALTRSGVGYSIPSTFTTGYRYSRMGWTTVMDPAMPPLKAKHTHEELNDTPMIDKGSYPLLGSNWFVLEYLRAKEYEECAAYVAWMVNATKGYAIKIVNPGGLEAWGFGRNVRNIDDPVPNFDITPREIVRGLCKVNKLLNLPHTIHVHTNNLGKPGNYLTALETMECVEDLATDGKPTIHLTHCQFSAFAGKDWRTLKSASEEIAKYVNSHSHVTLDMGQIIFTNTTTMTADGPFQFILYRLTGNKWVNNDVEVETSSGIVPFSYKRKSYVHAIQWTIGLELTLQIKDPWKIFLTTDHPNAGPFTAYPKIIAWLMSRKARDTVMKKISKRARRKALLPAIDREYTLYEIAIATRAGQAKALGLKNKGHLGIGADADVAIYDLDPDKMNLAKHPMAIRRAFKNAVYTIKDGEVVVKNGEVVKSVSGKTYWVNVKASPSLIEIEPELQKVFEEYYTIKYENYSVPEHHLAAATPISVQAKV